From a region of the Leptospira kmetyi serovar Malaysia str. Bejo-Iso9 genome:
- a CDS encoding ABC transporter ATP-binding protein, producing the protein MGTISVSQLAKFYPGKIAVSGLSFEIPQGRITGLLGPNGAGKTTTLKLLTGSLHPNEGRILYDGLDFFENKIEIQKKIGYLPESSPIYFDLTVYEYLSFLGKAKGADQNLKERIDFVLTLLRLESVVYNPIHFLSKGFKQRVSLAGTLIQDPEYIILDEPSSGLDPLQIAELKDLIRTLGKRKTILFSSHVLKEVEDICDHILVLSEGKLIADSSIASVSKGQGCLILAETDLNSLKTFFANDKSPIYEIVQTGKTEDSFREFRIHSANSRPEEIFQILRTAPFQIRSFAPEKNSLESVFESLTLQR; encoded by the coding sequence ATGGGAACGATTTCCGTCAGTCAACTCGCCAAGTTTTATCCGGGAAAGATCGCGGTTTCCGGTCTTAGTTTTGAAATTCCCCAAGGAAGAATCACGGGCCTGCTCGGCCCGAACGGCGCGGGTAAAACCACAACTCTCAAACTTCTCACCGGTTCCTTACATCCGAACGAAGGAAGAATCCTTTACGACGGTCTTGATTTTTTCGAAAACAAAATCGAGATTCAAAAAAAGATCGGTTATCTTCCGGAATCCTCTCCCATCTATTTCGATCTTACCGTTTACGAATATCTTTCCTTTTTGGGAAAAGCGAAAGGAGCGGATCAGAATCTTAAAGAAAGAATCGATTTCGTATTAACGTTGTTGAGGTTGGAATCCGTCGTCTACAATCCGATTCACTTTCTTTCGAAAGGTTTTAAACAAAGGGTTTCTTTGGCGGGAACCCTCATTCAAGATCCTGAATATATCATTTTGGACGAACCGAGCTCGGGTCTGGATCCGCTTCAAATCGCCGAACTCAAGGATTTAATTCGTACATTAGGAAAACGGAAAACGATTTTGTTTTCCTCGCACGTACTCAAGGAAGTGGAAGACATCTGCGATCATATTCTCGTGTTGTCCGAAGGAAAATTGATCGCGGATTCCTCGATCGCGTCCGTGTCGAAGGGACAAGGTTGTTTGATTCTTGCGGAAACCGATTTGAATTCTTTAAAAACGTTTTTTGCAAACGACAAATCCCCGATCTATGAGATCGTTCAAACCGGAAAAACAGAAGATTCGTTTCGAGAATTTAGAATCCATTCCGCAAATTCCCGTCCCGAAGAAATCTTTCAGATTCTGAGAACCGCTCCGTTTCAAATCAGATCCTTTGCTCCGGAAAAGAATTCCTTGGAATCCGTTTTCGAGTCCTTAACCTTACAACGATAA
- a CDS encoding anti-sigma factor antagonist: MSKFKIEGKFGKVAIDTPVIDGYDKIFDEVTRTASTGSMTEVEFSVDPVKKITSSGIAKLLTVKNMMDNYGVKMKIKNLSADLLEVLKKFKVDGKLGL, from the coding sequence ATGTCAAAATTCAAAATAGAAGGCAAGTTCGGTAAAGTTGCAATCGATACTCCGGTAATCGACGGTTATGATAAAATCTTCGACGAGGTGACAAGAACCGCGTCCACAGGTTCCATGACCGAAGTGGAATTTTCGGTCGACCCGGTTAAGAAGATCACTTCGAGCGGAATCGCCAAACTCTTAACCGTAAAGAACATGATGGACAACTACGGAGTGAAGATGAAGATTAAAAATCTAAGCGCGGATCTTTTGGAAGTCTTAAAGAAATTCAAAGTGGACGGTAAACTCGGTCTTTAG
- a CDS encoding class I SAM-dependent DNA methyltransferase, with amino-acid sequence MLKKKPYSGFSSVYDAVMKDVQYGRWSEFILSSYAGQTGNILPKTVLDLGCGTCKLWEEFPEIIQCTGIDSSSEMLEIARKKPISGELIQADLQDFDLKNRKFDLILSTHDSLNYLNDEKELKKVFSKIRSHLNPDGLFFFDLSSLYNFKNHFDGHTFVERIGDYKIRWINRFLEESNVLESTLTFSHRKLEEEFSEVHRHRYFPRNTIRILLEECGLILLEEGSDYEEWNLREDASLVNYLCRSTEINLRNR; translated from the coding sequence ATGCTTAAAAAAAAGCCTTATTCCGGCTTTTCGTCGGTTTATGACGCAGTTATGAAGGACGTCCAGTACGGACGTTGGTCGGAATTCATTCTCTCTTCGTACGCGGGTCAGACCGGAAATATTCTTCCGAAAACCGTTTTGGATTTGGGTTGCGGAACCTGCAAACTCTGGGAAGAATTTCCCGAAATCATCCAATGCACCGGAATCGATTCCAGCTCGGAAATGCTCGAAATTGCGAGAAAAAAGCCGATTTCAGGAGAATTGATTCAGGCCGATCTTCAGGATTTTGATTTAAAAAATCGCAAATTCGATCTCATTCTTTCCACACACGATTCGTTGAATTACTTGAACGACGAGAAAGAACTGAAAAAAGTTTTTTCCAAAATTCGATCGCACTTGAACCCGGACGGACTTTTCTTTTTCGATCTAAGTAGCCTCTACAACTTTAAGAATCACTTCGACGGTCATACTTTTGTGGAAAGAATCGGAGACTACAAAATCCGATGGATCAATCGGTTTTTGGAAGAATCGAACGTATTGGAATCCACTCTCACCTTCTCTCACAGAAAATTAGAGGAAGAATTTTCGGAAGTTCACAGACACAGATACTTCCCAAGAAATACGATTCGAATTCTTTTAGAAGAATGCGGACTGATTCTTTTGGAAGAAGGTTCCGATTATGAAGAATGGAACCTGAGGGAAGACGCGTCACTTGTAAATTATCTTTGCCGAAGTACGGAAATTAATTTACGAAATCGATGA
- a CDS encoding SpiroCoCo family coiled-coil protein: MGIELLLPFIASVGITILLRRLDKSNYKLSQIKRFTGKVQDELNDIALEKIQFVKDAGIDLEISLKQTRKLANDVHALNEESRQLLDSIKTNRDFLDSVARDLKEVVQLSSDIREESNAIQQGLLRMESGKKEIQLLDQKILDLRSEAEAILEVFTDKVNLRSDELLQSLASKIVELEELLEIKNDKIDQGLNSIAANYRDSLDAHSNSLMRDSVGRIEQLRSEISSLFETIRHKEEDLDLRSEKLQTVFLTVSDKLERLDSRVEEKAEAADRKLEEMARLAEKSAQEKLDRILEQVTHSKEAFINGVKLEVDSIRREIEGMSLETMTRRDEILNETRRQAESINESIQFFQEKYLEAENKLLRQADARKSELLRQIDTFEEEFNRISSNLRSDADGLKKDISMGLREFHSALDSAREDAKEKTIHGISNLKEEFDLELSKLHSERSALIQQDLDAVRQSIVALDKQISSRIKDVDSYLGDLQSAMESSAGDLMSQVEEKIDLLSGTVDEEVRKIDQRFENLSRYWEEELGNIRLNAQDQMGRLQEKLGDVHVEGKGLLEEFKNEYAIQKDRIEEFVSRYKTNFQKEGDSVSERLGDSLRNIKEDGNEILQTLREEFSGTIDKMEQIVKKNEKVLEIHAEKIRTSVESNLENAGKDAERVLDRLRDSAEDFFEKQEEKISRLNGTIDAKISKQLTSLMDKGQLQLGQLEERISKYILDVKKNLEDSLKASRKDSDDQMKGFQKQLQNQLREMEAASEEFLRSGKEEFKGSMEEYRELQLDLKRDLEEIRNAKKNLIAEIQEESESLRSSVEEITDKMEELGEKAELFHKASEIVERTDSYIRTMEELLSKADERTPLLNEIEEKLNELQNIKHSLVNETEDLKLRLDSLNSIKDSSDSLRNEFEELQRRSSDWEDTFTRLLEAGEKALEMEETFGDLTARLESLESVREEVKGLFDETDAHKEAAKGLTNKLYSLQNDVEILEAREKEIAETVRKTDDRIESLFRKKEEIRSVEAKFEKIEDLMVDLSERHKQISTLQHRMEDLKAGAIVVKEDLEGLLSEADDKFEKLSGFLDAVGAVTEGNPSSSKSKDSSKDHLIQRKKATVLNLYHNFQWPAETIAEKLNLETGLVNTILQSESVKKK; encoded by the coding sequence ATGGGAATAGAATTACTCCTGCCGTTTATAGCCAGCGTAGGAATTACAATCCTTCTTCGAAGGCTGGATAAATCCAACTATAAACTCAGTCAGATCAAACGTTTTACGGGAAAAGTTCAAGACGAGTTAAACGACATCGCTCTTGAAAAAATCCAATTCGTAAAAGACGCAGGAATCGATTTAGAAATCAGCCTCAAACAAACGCGCAAACTCGCAAACGACGTTCACGCTCTCAATGAAGAATCCAGACAACTTCTGGATTCCATCAAAACCAACCGCGACTTTTTGGATTCCGTCGCGCGCGATTTGAAAGAAGTAGTGCAACTTTCCTCGGATATTCGGGAAGAATCCAACGCGATTCAACAGGGACTTCTGCGTATGGAGTCCGGTAAAAAAGAAATTCAACTTCTGGATCAAAAGATTTTGGATCTAAGATCCGAAGCGGAAGCGATCCTCGAAGTGTTTACCGATAAGGTCAATCTTCGTTCGGACGAACTTTTACAATCTCTCGCTTCCAAAATCGTGGAGCTCGAAGAACTTTTAGAAATCAAAAACGATAAGATCGATCAAGGTCTGAATTCGATCGCCGCAAACTACAGAGACAGTTTGGATGCACATTCCAATTCTCTAATGCGTGATTCCGTGGGAAGAATCGAACAACTTCGTTCCGAAATTTCTTCCTTATTCGAAACCATCCGTCATAAAGAAGAGGATTTGGATCTAAGATCCGAAAAGTTGCAAACCGTATTCTTAACCGTAAGCGATAAACTCGAACGTTTGGATTCCCGTGTGGAAGAAAAAGCGGAAGCGGCGGATCGCAAACTCGAAGAGATGGCGAGACTTGCGGAAAAATCCGCTCAGGAAAAACTGGATCGAATTCTCGAACAGGTCACTCATTCCAAAGAGGCGTTTATCAACGGTGTCAAACTCGAAGTCGATTCGATTCGAAGAGAAATCGAAGGGATGAGTTTGGAAACCATGACCCGTCGCGACGAAATCTTAAACGAAACAAGACGTCAGGCGGAATCGATCAACGAATCGATTCAATTCTTCCAGGAAAAATATCTGGAAGCGGAAAACAAACTTCTCCGCCAAGCGGACGCACGTAAGTCGGAACTGCTCCGTCAGATCGATACGTTCGAGGAAGAATTCAACCGGATCAGCAGCAATCTTCGCAGCGACGCGGACGGTTTGAAAAAAGATATTTCCATGGGTCTCCGCGAATTTCATTCCGCTTTGGATTCCGCGAGAGAAGACGCAAAAGAAAAGACGATCCACGGAATTTCCAATCTCAAAGAGGAATTCGATTTAGAACTTTCTAAACTTCATTCGGAAAGATCCGCTCTCATTCAACAGGATCTCGACGCCGTGAGACAATCCATCGTCGCTTTGGATAAACAGATTTCAAGTCGTATTAAGGATGTGGATTCGTATCTCGGCGATCTTCAATCCGCGATGGAATCCAGCGCTGGCGATCTGATGTCTCAGGTGGAAGAGAAGATCGATCTTCTTTCCGGAACCGTGGACGAGGAAGTTCGTAAGATCGATCAGAGATTCGAAAATCTTTCCCGTTATTGGGAAGAGGAATTGGGCAATATCCGTTTGAACGCTCAGGATCAAATGGGTCGTCTTCAGGAAAAACTCGGAGACGTTCATGTGGAAGGCAAGGGTCTTCTGGAAGAGTTTAAAAACGAATACGCGATCCAAAAAGACAGGATCGAAGAATTCGTTTCCCGTTATAAAACCAATTTTCAAAAAGAAGGGGATTCCGTTTCCGAAAGACTCGGCGATTCTCTGCGTAACATCAAAGAGGATGGAAACGAAATTCTCCAGACTCTTCGGGAAGAATTTTCCGGAACCATCGACAAGATGGAACAGATCGTTAAAAAGAACGAAAAGGTTCTCGAAATCCACGCGGAAAAAATCCGAACCAGCGTGGAATCCAATCTGGAAAATGCGGGCAAAGACGCCGAACGCGTGTTAGACCGTCTGCGCGATTCGGCCGAAGACTTCTTCGAAAAACAGGAAGAGAAGATCAGTCGTTTAAACGGAACCATCGACGCGAAAATTTCTAAACAACTTACTTCTCTTATGGACAAGGGACAGTTGCAGTTGGGTCAGCTCGAGGAAAGAATCAGCAAATACATTCTCGACGTGAAAAAGAATTTAGAAGATTCTCTCAAGGCTTCCCGCAAGGACAGCGACGATCAGATGAAGGGTTTTCAAAAACAACTTCAGAATCAGCTGCGAGAAATGGAAGCCGCTTCCGAAGAATTCCTTCGTTCCGGTAAGGAAGAGTTCAAAGGTTCTATGGAAGAATACAGAGAACTTCAACTCGATCTCAAACGGGACTTGGAAGAAATTCGCAACGCTAAGAAAAATCTCATCGCCGAAATTCAGGAAGAATCGGAAAGTCTTCGTTCTTCCGTGGAAGAGATCACCGATAAGATGGAAGAGCTCGGAGAAAAAGCGGAACTCTTTCACAAAGCGAGCGAGATCGTCGAAAGAACCGATTCGTATATCCGAACGATGGAAGAACTTTTGTCCAAAGCGGACGAAAGAACTCCTTTGTTAAACGAAATCGAAGAAAAATTAAACGAACTTCAAAATATAAAACATTCTCTCGTAAACGAAACGGAAGACTTAAAACTCAGATTGGATTCTCTGAATTCGATCAAGGATTCTTCCGATTCTCTTCGCAACGAGTTCGAAGAACTCCAAAGAAGATCTTCCGATTGGGAAGATACGTTTACGAGACTTCTCGAAGCGGGTGAAAAAGCCCTGGAGATGGAGGAAACTTTCGGAGATCTTACCGCAAGACTCGAAAGTTTGGAATCCGTTCGCGAAGAAGTCAAAGGTCTTTTCGACGAGACCGACGCTCATAAGGAAGCGGCTAAAGGTCTTACGAATAAACTCTATTCTCTTCAAAACGACGTCGAAATTCTCGAAGCGAGAGAAAAGGAAATCGCGGAAACCGTTCGCAAAACCGACGACCGGATCGAATCCTTGTTCCGCAAAAAAGAAGAGATTCGTTCCGTGGAAGCCAAGTTCGAAAAGATCGAAGACCTTATGGTCGATCTTTCCGAAAGACACAAACAGATCTCCACGTTGCAACATCGTATGGAAGATTTGAAAGCCGGTGCGATCGTTGTGAAGGAAGACCTCGAAGGTCTTTTGAGCGAAGCGGACGACAAGTTCGAAAAACTTTCGGGTTTCTTGGACGCGGTAGGCGCGGTTACGGAAGGAAATCCTTCTTCGAGCAAGTCGAAGGATTCTTCCAAGGATCATCTGATCCAAAGGAAGAAGGCCACGGTGTTGAATCTCTATCACAACTTTCAATGGCCGGCCGAAACCATCGCCGAAAAACTAAACTTAGAGACGGGTCTTGTGAATACGATTCTACAAAGCGAGTCCGTTAAGAAGAAATGA
- the map gene encoding type I methionyl aminopeptidase, producing MIFIKNKSEIEKMRAAGKLAAKLLDYISAYVLPGVSTLQLNDLCEEFTKKHGAKSAPLGYKGFPKSICTSVNQVVCHGIPKATDVLKEGDIINIDVTPLLDGYHGDSSRTFIVGGKTLPEVETLVKDTERAMYIGIEQVKPGNRVHDIANAIDDFLTPKGYGIVRDLMGHGIGRGFHEDPQIPHFRQNRKLAKLEPGMIFTIEPMVNLGTWQVNFSKEDHWTVTTKDNKWSAQFEHTILVTEKGYEILTVSG from the coding sequence TTGATCTTCATCAAAAACAAGAGCGAAATCGAAAAAATGAGAGCGGCTGGGAAACTGGCCGCTAAACTTTTGGATTACATTTCCGCATACGTTCTGCCCGGCGTTTCGACGTTGCAGTTGAACGATCTTTGCGAGGAGTTTACCAAAAAGCACGGAGCAAAATCCGCTCCGCTCGGTTACAAAGGATTTCCTAAATCGATCTGTACTTCCGTGAATCAAGTCGTATGTCACGGGATTCCAAAAGCGACGGATGTTCTAAAGGAAGGGGATATCATCAATATCGATGTGACTCCTCTTTTGGACGGCTATCACGGTGATTCTTCCCGTACGTTCATCGTAGGCGGCAAGACGCTCCCCGAAGTGGAAACCCTCGTGAAGGATACGGAAAGAGCGATGTATATCGGCATCGAACAAGTCAAACCCGGCAACCGAGTACACGATATTGCGAATGCGATCGACGATTTTCTCACTCCGAAAGGATACGGAATCGTTCGCGATTTGATGGGACACGGAATCGGAAGAGGTTTTCACGAAGATCCTCAGATCCCTCACTTTCGTCAGAATCGAAAACTTGCAAAGCTCGAACCCGGTATGATCTTTACGATCGAGCCGATGGTCAACCTCGGAACTTGGCAAGTCAACTTCTCCAAAGAAGACCATTGGACCGTAACCACAAAGGACAACAAGTGGTCCGCTCAATTCGAGCACACGATTCTCGTCACCGAAAAAGGCTATGAAATTTTAACCGTATCGGGGTAA
- a CDS encoding DUF350 domain-containing protein, translating to METVLGYLSALGRDAVFFLISFVLFYIGKKIKDWIEPGDLDHEIIVNNNTAVSSGLSGYYLGLTLILLVILSSPGTDFISDCFQVLYYGILGILLLNLSYFINDKVIFRSLDFNELVYSGKNVAVGAVVFGSSIASSIIIAASLSGDNAGLAFPIWKDLGLLEPVQKLLDGTTLGVLFFSIGQIALILFTLAYRKIVPYSLDVELKEKENLASGISYSGALVALGIIIARALHKDPISMEHTLFQIFLDFVLGLIVIPAVRLLTDAVILPGSTLKEEISRDQNVGVGILEAVVLISFAGILFYAV from the coding sequence ATGGAAACAGTACTTGGTTATCTGAGCGCTTTGGGTAGAGACGCCGTATTTTTTTTAATCAGTTTTGTTCTCTTTTACATCGGTAAAAAAATCAAGGATTGGATCGAACCCGGCGATCTCGATCACGAAATCATAGTCAACAACAACACGGCGGTCTCTTCGGGTTTGTCCGGTTATTATCTCGGACTCACTTTGATTCTTCTCGTCATTCTATCTTCCCCCGGAACGGATTTTATCTCGGATTGTTTTCAAGTTTTATACTACGGCATTCTCGGAATTCTTCTTTTGAACCTTTCCTACTTTATCAACGATAAGGTGATCTTTCGAAGTTTGGATTTTAACGAACTCGTTTATTCGGGTAAGAATGTAGCCGTGGGCGCGGTCGTTTTCGGAAGTAGCATCGCGTCTTCGATCATCATTGCGGCTTCCTTAAGCGGGGACAACGCGGGACTTGCGTTCCCGATCTGGAAGGATCTTGGGCTTTTGGAACCGGTTCAAAAACTTTTGGACGGAACCACGCTCGGAGTTTTGTTTTTTTCGATCGGACAAATCGCTTTGATCCTCTTTACGCTCGCGTATCGTAAGATCGTTCCGTATTCTTTGGATGTGGAACTGAAGGAAAAGGAGAATCTCGCCTCCGGGATTTCCTACAGCGGCGCGTTAGTCGCGCTTGGAATCATCATCGCGAGGGCGCTTCATAAGGATCCGATTTCCATGGAACACACTTTGTTCCAGATCTTTTTGGATTTCGTGCTTGGATTGATCGTAATTCCGGCCGTACGTCTTTTGACGGACGCGGTAATTTTGCCGGGAAGCACTTTAAAAGAGGAAATCAGTCGGGATCAAAACGTCGGCGTGGGAATTTTGGAAGCGGTCGTACTCATCAGCTTTGCGGGAATTCTATTTTACGCGGTTTAA
- a CDS encoding LIC_11502 family protein codes for MQKQLSEKIKFPRTDIALLPNHSGIISYADVVSAIRLAVLPKDKLSKQIVFASVVGALKGFQERDLKPFHTNHKYIFAELGSEVLQTVQVSGSIENFSEEDRIKLLKDSFEYGIRKVYHFEWKLYTSREIY; via the coding sequence ATGCAAAAACAATTATCCGAAAAGATTAAATTCCCTCGAACGGACATCGCTCTTCTTCCGAATCATTCCGGCATCATTTCCTATGCGGACGTAGTCTCCGCGATTCGTCTCGCGGTTTTGCCGAAGGATAAACTTTCCAAACAGATCGTGTTCGCTTCCGTAGTCGGAGCGTTGAAAGGTTTTCAGGAAAGGGATTTGAAACCGTTTCATACCAATCATAAATATATTTTCGCGGAGTTGGGTTCCGAGGTTTTACAAACCGTACAAGTTTCCGGTTCGATCGAGAATTTTTCCGAAGAGGATCGAATCAAACTTCTCAAAGATTCTTTCGAGTACGGAATCCGCAAAGTCTATCACTTCGAATGGAAACTTTACACTTCCAGAGAAATTTATTAA